Proteins encoded in a region of the Rutidosis leptorrhynchoides isolate AG116_Rl617_1_P2 chromosome 9, CSIRO_AGI_Rlap_v1, whole genome shotgun sequence genome:
- the LOC139867816 gene encoding uncharacterized protein yields MQLVKFHSNQRLQSIVNNPVSKKTTLTEWLFYNRNSNDGRHLTYLDFPLEFVWDDDHKRWKRRCNLNKPSIGRLTYMHPAFSEVFYLRMLLCHQKGSVSFEDLMTVNNSVHSTYREACLAMGLLGDDKEWFTAMEEAAATATASQLRLLFSHILQFCDVADPLKLWKQCWKLMSDDIPIRVAPSLRISRIYVNSEELEGYIFYELQILLNQYSKSVFDFGLPRIPQHLIDDLQNRLIMEENNYDRETLLAEKSILELKLNDKQLMIYNLVISSNSSRKQELIFVYGHSGTGKTFLWKAIATAFQADGKIVLTVASSGIASLLLPSGRTAHSRFKIPIDFTDESMCNIKKKTQMASLLEKNRTNHLG; encoded by the coding sequence ATGCAGTTAGTTAAGTTTCACTCCAATCAGCGTCTACAATCGATAGTGAACAACCCGGTTTCTAAGAAAACAACATTGACAGAATGGTTGTTTTATAACAGAAATTCTAACGATGGAAGACATTTAACATATCTAGATTTCCCTCTAGAATTTGTCTGGGATGATGACCATAAAAGGTGGAAAAGAAGATGCAATCTGAATAAACCATCTATAGGTCGGCTCACATACATGCATCCTGCATTCAGTGAAGTATTTTACCTACGGATGCTATTATGCCATCAGAAAGGTAGCGTTTCATTTGAAGATCTGATGACCGTAAACAATAGCGTTCACTCAACTTACCGGGAAGCGTGTCTTGCTATGGGCCTATTaggtgatgataaagaatggttcaCAGCAATGGAAGAAGCAGCCGCAACAGCAACTGCATCCCAATTACGTTTACTGTTTTCTCACATACTTCAATTCTGTGATGTCGCAGACCCTCTAAAGTTATGGAAACAGTGCTGGAAATTAATGTCTGATGACATACCGATTAGGGTTGCGCCATCCTTACGTATATCAAGAATATATGTAAATTCAGAAGAATTAGAGGGTTACATTTTCTATGAATTGCAGATTTTATTAAATCAGTATTCCAAGTCCGTTTTCGATTTTGGTCTCCCTAGAATTCCTCAACATCTTATTGATGATCTTCAGAACAGACTTATAATGGAAGAAAATAATTACGATCGTGAAACGTTGCTTGCTGAAAAAAGCATACTTGAATTGAAATTAAATGACAAGCAACTAATGATCTACAATTTAGTCATCAGTTCAAATAGCAGTCGAAAGCAAGAACTAATATTTGTCTATGGTCACAGCGGAACGGGAAAAACCTTTCTTTGGAAGGCAATTGCGACCGCCTTTCAAGCTGATGGAAAAATAGTGCTCACCGTGGCATCATCTGGGATCGCTTCCCTGTTACTACCTTCCGGTCGAACCGCACATTCAAGATTCAAGATTCCCATCGATTTTACCGATGAGAGTATGTGCAACATTAAGAAAAAAACGCAAATGGCGTCACTTCTAGAAAAAAACAGAACTAATCATTTGGGATGA